The Haloarcula limicola genomic sequence GCCACCTGCAGGAGCCCCTTCTCGTCCACATCGTCGACGACGGGGACGACGAGGCCGTGGTCGGTGGCCGTCGCCACGCCGAGGTTGCGGTCGTCCTTGAAGACGATCTCCTCGGTTTCCGTGTCGAGTCGCGTGGCGAGAATCGGGTGGTCGTCGAGCGCGGCGGCGACGCACTTCAGCAGGAACGGCGTGTACGTGAGGCGGACGCCGCGCTCCTCGGCCAGCGGTTCGAGGCGCTCGCGGGCCTCGACCAGCCCCGGCACGGCTACCCTGTCGTGGTGGGTCGCGTGGGGGACCTCCCGCCGGGAGCGGGCCATCTGCTCGCCGATGGCCCGCCGGACGCCGCGGTAGGGTTCGCGCCGGTCGCCGGCGGCCTCCCTCTCCGCGGCGACGCCCGCCGCGCCCGCCTCCGCGCCGCCCGCCCCCTCGGCCGCGTCGCGCATCTCCGAGACGACCGCTTCGGTGACCTCGCGGACGTCCTCGTCGGTGACTTCGCCGGCCGCCCCCTCGGCGACGGCGCGCACGGCGGCCTCGTCGACGTAGGGCTCGCCGTCGCGGGTCTCGTCGGTCGGGACGGCGTCGATGTCGACGCCCAGTTCGCGGGCGAGGCGGCGGGTGGCCGGCGTCGCCAGCGTGCGGTCGCGGCGCTCGGCCATCGGCTCGTCGCCCGACGCCCGCCGGACGGCGGACTTGACGGGCCGCTCGTCGGCCGCGCCGTCACCGCTCTCGTCGCCGCCGACCTTCGAGACGACTGACGTGGGGCCGTCGTCTTCTCCGCTCTCCCCGTCGCCGACCTTCGAGACCGCCGGTGTCGGTCCGTCGTCGTCGGATTCGCTCCCGGCCGACTCGGCGGCGGCGGTCACGTCGGCCTCGGTGATGCGGCCGCTCGGCCCCGACCCGGAGACGGTCGCGATGTCGACGCCCTTCTCGCGGGCGAGGCGGCGGACGCTCGGCGGCGCGAAGACCCGGCCCTCGGTCGCCGCCGCGGACTCGCTCGCCTCGGTCGTTCCGGACGCGCCCGCGTCGGGTTCAGCGCCGTCGCCCGCCGACGCGTCGCGCTCGCTCTCGGCGGCCGTCTCGCCCGCCTCGGCGTCGCCCTCTTCCTCGATGGTGACGAGGACCTCGCCGGTGGCGACGACGTCGCCGACCTCGGCGTGCAGTTCGCGGACGACGCCCTCGACCGGCGAGGGAACGTCCACGGCAGCC encodes the following:
- a CDS encoding 2-oxo acid dehydrogenase subunit E2, which gives rise to MFEFKLPDLGEGVAEGEVLEWHVAVGDAVTEDQVLAEVETDKAAVDVPSPVEGVVRELHAEVGDVVATGEVLVTIEEEGDAEAGETAAESERDASAGDGAEPDAGASGTTEASESAAATEGRVFAPPSVRRLAREKGVDIATVSGSGPSGRITEADVTAAAESAGSESDDDGPTPAVSKVGDGESGEDDGPTSVVSKVGGDESGDGAADERPVKSAVRRASGDEPMAERRDRTLATPATRRLARELGVDIDAVPTDETRDGEPYVDEAAVRAVAEGAAGEVTDEDVREVTEAVVSEMRDAAEGAGGAEAGAAGVAAEREAAGDRREPYRGVRRAIGEQMARSRREVPHATHHDRVAVPGLVEARERLEPLAEERGVRLTYTPFLLKCVAAALDDHPILATRLDTETEEIVFKDDRNLGVATATDHGLVVPVVDDVDEKGLLQVATEVNDLVERARSRDIAREEMQGGTFTVTNFGAIGGEYADPVINVPETAILGVGSLEERPVAVDGEVVAKPTLTLSLAIDHRVVDGADAARFVNTLKEYLADPTRLLLE